A window of Candidatus Omnitrophota bacterium genomic DNA:
TAAAAGACGGGCGCACCATTCAGAATATCAACAAGAAATAAAGAGAATGATAGAAAATTATTTATCGAATGATAGTGAGTCGTATATAAATACCAAGTATTATCTGAAAGATATTTCTTATGGTAATTATTCCAAATGGTTAATGGATTATGTTGCGCAACCATTTGGTTTCAATAATGATTATGATATAATTGACGCATATGTTTATGGTATGCTGGTAACATTATTATATAACGACGAATGCATTAGTTTCTCATGTCGGACTGATTCTTGCGCTGAACCAGATAAAGATAAAGAGACAAATGAGAATATCATAAATAGTGCGCATCCCGATATCAAAGCAAGCGTCAGAAACAATAAAGAGGATGGCGATGGGTCGATAGAAATCGGTGGAATATGTTTCCCACTCGAAATAGGATATACGGATAGTTGTACCACGTTCAATCATCTATGGAGAAGCAGCAAATTGGTCAGATTTCCATATAACACAAATGAAATTACCTTTATGGTATTGAAACAGGGAATACGTTTAGTCACCAATCTCAGTGAGAATAAACTCGCCGTTGGCGAGGGATAAAATACTTTAGGGGGAGGGAGAATCTTTGAAGCGGATTCTTCTTATCACGCTGGCACTCGTGCTGGCAACGGTTTCATGGTCAGCGCCGATGAAGCTGATCTGGATGGCTACCGGTCCTATGTGGCTCAACGAGGAGCATACGCCGGTAGGTGGATTCGAGAACATGGACCAGAAGCTCGTGGCTGCGTTCATGAAGGCGAATCCTGGGGTTGAGGTGCAGATTCAGTTCCGGGACGTGACGCAGGGGATGCTGACGTTCCAGACGCTGCTCGCGGCAGGGACGCCGCCGGATGTCTGGATCGAGGCATCGGGGAACGCGAACCCGTACCTTCACGACGCCTACGCCATGGACATGAAGCAGTACCTCACGAAAGCGGAACTGGCGCAGTACAAGCCGGAGTCCATCGGGCCGTACATCCGGAACGGCAACGTGTATGCTCTGCCGCAATCGCAGATTGCCGGCGGGTTCGCGGTGAACCTGGATATGCTCGCGAAGATCGGCGAGAAGATGCCGGATCAGGCGAAGTGGACTACGGACGAGTTTCTGCGCATCGCGCGGAAGCTGAAGGGTGCTGGTATTCCTGCCACGATGATCATGATCAAGAATGGTCTCAGCGGGTGGAACTACCAGTGGCTCTACGCTTTCGGTGGCTCGCTCTACAACGGGAAAAACTACGGAGTGAGCGCGATCAACTCGCCTGCCAACGTGAAGGCTTTCAAGTACATGAAGCAGTTGGTTGATGAGGGCCTCGTGCAGCCGTTCCCGGAGGAGCAGGACGAGAACTCGGGCGTGGAACTGTTCACGACTGGCAAGGTATTCTCCTGCGCCATGCAAAATGGGCATACTGACTACTGGGTCCCGGAGCAGGTCAAGCAGGGCAAGCTCGACAAAGAGTTCAACATGACGTTTGTCGAGTTCCCGCACGGGCCCGGCAAGGCGCATGTCGAGACGTTCGGCTATCAGGCCATCGTTGTGTCGCACCGCAGCGCGAACGAGACACGTAACAAGATGGTGGCGAAGCTGGCGCTTGTTGCGGCTGGCAAGGATTACGTCGGCCAGAACTGCATCATGAACGGCGGGTTCTCGACCATCATCGGGCTGGAGCCGAAGACTGGCAAGGCGGCGAAGCCGAGCTATGCTGCCATCGCGGCGCTCGCGAAGGTTGCGGGCCTGATGGATACCGATCCGTTCGGGCCTCGCAGCGGAGAGTCGCGGGCGGGCTGGAAGGACCCTGTGCAGGCGTTCTTCCGTGGGGAGATCACCGCAGAGGCGGCGTTGAAGCAGATGGAGGAGTCTGCGAACGAGGTTCTCGCTAGGTGAAGACGTGGGCCGCTCTGCTCATGCTGTTGCCGGCGATCCTGAGCTTCTGCTTGGGGTTCGTCGCTCCGATGATCATGGTGGGGCGGCTCGCTCTGTTGGAGTCCGATTACCTGCTTGAAAAGTTCGTGGGGCTGGGGAACTTCGCGGAGGCATTCAAGGACAAGATGTTCATGAAGTCGTTCGTGAACGTCCTGATATTCGTGGTGCCTTTAATGCCGATAACAATCCTTCTTACCTATGGCTCGACGTCCATGCTTACGAGGTTCAGCAATAGGACGCAATCGGTAGGAAGATTCATTTCATATCTTCCCAGCCTCACGACTGGTTTGATCGTGTCACTGTTATGGCGATGGCTGCTGAAACGTGACGGGATGATAAACCAATACCTTGTTTCGTGGGGTCTGCAATCGGTGGCGTGGTTGACGCAACCGTGGACGGCGAGGCTGTCGCTTATTCTGGTATCGCTTAGCACGGGTCCCGGTGCCTTCATCATCCTATGTTCAGCGGCGATGAAGTCGATACCGTTGGAGTTGCACGATCAGGCGATTGTGGACGGGGCAAGCGAATCACAGTACCGAAGGCTTGTAGTGCGTCCGTTGATGATGCCGACGATACTCCTCATGCTGCTTCTGATTCTGGTAGGCACCATGCAAAGTTGGGAAACGATATACGTCTTGACGGGCGAAGGCGGGCCGAAGGGTTCGACGGCCACGCCGGTGTACAACTTGTTTCAAACGGCGTTCATCTGGAACCGACCGGGGTATGCGGCGGCGAAGGGTTTGATCCTCCTTGTAGTCATCGGCACCATGGTATTCATCAAACAGAGGATTGAAAAGTGGGCGGGCGCAGAAGCGTAGGAGACGTATTCCGCGCTATACTTCTCATCCTGCTATTCTCCATGTGGCTTGTGCCGACGCTCATGATGATTGGCAACAGCCTCAGCCCGGACAAGTCTTTCGCACGCGATCCTCCTTCGTTATTCCCGCGCAAGTTCTCGCTGATAAACTATGAGAAGCTGCTTGCGCTGAAATACCTGCCGCGCTGGGTCGTAACCACGCTGTTGATAGTGGCGGTGCATGTGGTGGGTGGGGTGCTGATAAACGGGGCGGCAGGGTATGTGTTCGCGTTCAACAAGGCGAGGTGGGCGCGGTGGCTGTTCTGGGCGTTCATGACGCCGATATTCGTCAGCAGCTATATCCTGCTCGTGCCGCAGTTCGTCATATTCGGGAAGCTTGGGATGATCGGGTTGCCGGCGGTGATCCTGCCGGGCATGGGCTCAACGATGGTGTTCCTGTTCAGGAACTACTTCAAGTCGATACCGGCGAGCTTGAACGAAAGCGCGAGGATGGATGGCGCGGGGGAGTGGCGGATATTCTGGCAGATCGTACTTCCACTCGCCGGGCCGATAGTGGGGACAGCGGTGGTGCTGATAGGCATGGGGAGCATAGGGTCCTTCATCTGGCCGATGCTCAACCTGCGGGTGCCGGAAACGCAGACGTACCTGGTCGGCCTCATGGCGAGCGCGATCAACGTGTATGCGGTGAAGGACGTAGGCTACGATATGGCGATAGGGGTTGCGGCGTTCCTGCCGTACCTGGTTGTATTCCTGATAGCTAACAGGTACTTTATCGGCGGGCTTACCGGTGGATCGATTAAGGAATGATCAACGACTATCCAGTCAACTACGAGAAGACGCTCGCGCACGCGAAGAAGCAGACCGAGGTAAATAATGCCATCGAGAGCATCGACGAGATAGAGAACCGGTGGGTACATTTATCATCGTGCGAAGGCTACTCGATGTATGACTTGAAGAAGGAAATACTGCTGACTGACATCACGATATTACTTCGCTGCTGTATTGTGTTCATCAACAAGATAGCCGAGCAGGAGCAGTTGATAAAGCGGCAGAAGCCTTGCAAGCTCTTGCGGCAGGCGAAGAAGATAGCACTTCCGATGGAGGGGAGGGTATGAAGACTGACTATGGGGATTTCAACGTGCCACCGGATCACTACAAGCCGAAGATAGTGTGCATCATCCCGGCGCGGGGAGGAAGCACGCGGCTGCCGGACAAGAACATGCGGATGTTCGCGGGGCGGCCGCTCGTGGCGTGGACCATCATTCAGGCGCTCTGCTCTCACGCGTTGGACGAGGTATGGGTGTCGAGCGACAGCGAACGCATCCTGGAGGTAGCGTCGAAGCTTGGAGCGAAGACGTACAAGCGCGAGCTGCCAGAGAACGACGATTCACCGGGGTACGTTCCGATGCTGGAGTTGATCAGAAAGATAGCCGGGCCACGGGATGTATTCGTGGGGCTCATGGTCACGAGTCCGCTGCGGCAGGTATTCGATATCGACAGGGCGGTGGCGAAATGGTTCGCAAGCCCGGACCGGGAGAATAAGATATGTCAGGCGATGGCGAAGATTCACGAGGACTTCCGGTTCAAGATGATGAACGACGATTATGCGATACCGCTGCCGGCCACGGAAAACGATAACCTGAAGGTGGACGGAAGCATTCACGTATCGACGCGGGCGCTGTACGAGGAGCAGATAGAGAAAGAAGGTGACGTGTACTTCATTCCTTATCTTCTCGAATATTGGCAAACGCTGGACATCAATACGGCGGACCAGTTGCGGTTTGCAGAGATGGTTTTCTATGATCGGATATTGACGGACAATCTGAATCCGTATGCAGTCTACAAGAAAGGTGGCTTGAAGGTATGAGTGATCCACATCTGAGGGACGCTGATCCGCAGCACTATGCGAATCCGAACTATCAAGGCGTCGACTTCTTCGCGCTGGACTTCATCAAGCAGCGAGAGGCGGTGATTGACAAGTTGAAGGCGAACCAGATCAGGGCTGACAAGGAAGACCCTGAGACTACTGTCATGGTTGCCGAGAAGGACGTGCAGGCGAGGATCGGAGAATCGAACCAGCGGTATGCTCAGGGTGCGTTGAAGCGGGAGATCATCAACAGCTTCTACAACCATCCACTTATCCTTCACGACTTCGCCACGGGGCGGGGGAAGAACCTGACGCCGAATAGTGGAATGGGACCGGCGCTCATCATCGGTTCGGGGCCTACGCTCGACAAGTGCCACGACCTTATCAGGGGATGGAAGGGCGGGCTGTTTTGTTCGTCCTCGCAGGCGATCACGATGGCGGCTCTCGGGAAAGACAACTTCAATATCGCTATCGTGGACGTGAAGACGGAAAGTGATGAGCTGCTGCCGTTGGAGGAATGGGAGGGAAGGAACTGCCGGATTATCACGCATCCTGGTGTGGACCCGGAGATACTACAGGTATGGCGCGGGGCGAAGTTGTATTTCAGGATCACGGTACACAACTATCCGTTCTATACCGAGATTCAGCCGCTCGCGTATCCGATGATCCCGACGACGCTGTATGTCTACGGATGCGCGGTGTCGTGCCAGATCACCATGGCGGCGCTTATGGGGTACAATCCGCTGTTCTTGTGCGGGTGCGACTTCGGGTTCCCCGGAGAGCAGGATAGGTTCCGATCATATTCCAAGGTAGATGGGAAATGGTTGCTGAGTGAACCTACGAAGATGAAGTACGTGCGCCATGCTAAGGTGACGTACAGGAACGGGTGCCCGTCAGACACGTTCCAGAGTTATTACAAACAGACCTTCTTTAATGTGTGGCGCTTGTCGCTGGCGGACGTTTTCAGAGTAGGCGACGAAGGCGGGCTGTATGAGGTGCCGAGTGTAACGAAGGAGGAAGTGGCGCAGACCGGCGGTGATATCATCCGGGACAAGTATATAAGCAACAAGGACAAGATAGATATTTGCGAACGGTACCTGCTGCACTATGGTACCTTCACGTTTGAGTATCCTAACAATCAGGTGGAGTTCGTAGTATTCGAGGATGAGGCGCGCGATATGCCGAGATATATCCAGATGTGCAATAACGCCTTTGCTCAAAGCAAGATGCCGGGTGTGTTGAATCTGGAAGAGGAGAGGAGTAGGATTGCGTATCTGCGTGATGACGCTTTATGGGAGGAGAAAGAAAAGCGATGGCAGTGGGCGACCAAATCACAGCAATCGCTGACGGAGACTACACCAGAAGCGTCCTCGGCGAGCGGATCAGAATCTACCGAAACGACTGGGAAGACCTCCTAAGCGCGGAACTGGCGAAGCAGTTTGTATCTGAAACCTGGGATCGTATCAGGCTCATGCTTGATACGTCCCAGAATATATTCAGGCGCATCATCCGAGAGATATGCACGGTTTACAAGGAAGGGTTGAAGCGGGAGCTTGTCAATGCGACTGAGGGGCCCGGGTCAGAGCCGTTAGACGTACCACGATACACCGAGATACTTTCGCAGATGGATTTCGACTGGAAGATGGCCGAGGCGCAGCGGCTATCGAAGGCGGCGTGGGTGACGTTTCTTCGTCCGCGAGTGCTGGAAGACTCGGGTGAGATGCGGCTGGAGATCATCACGCCGGACATCGCGCATATCGAGTTGAATCAGGAAGACCCGTTGAAGATGGACGGGTTCGGATATCGGGTGAACGGGAAAGACAAGAAGGGGCAGCAGATAGAATGTTGGGTATGGTACACCGAGGATCAGATTCGATACTTGGATTCGACGGGGAAAGAGATAGAAAACCCGTTCTCGGATGATCTGGATACGACGAATCCCTATGGGGTTATCCCGGTGGTGCCGTACTTCGGGACAGCGCCGGTGCTGGGGTTCTGGGACTTGAACTGGAACTATGATGCTGTGCGGTCGAACTACATCATCGGCGTCTTGAATACCTATATGAACTATCTGGTAAAGACGCAGAGCTTCAAGCAGGTTGTGTTCTCGGGGCAGGTGGGGCCTGCGGTACTGTCGGCTATATCCGATCCGCTCTATCCGTTCGTGCTGCCGCAGGGGTCCACGGCGGCGACGCTGGACTTGAACACGCAGCTCGCGGCAATCGACCAGGTTATCAGGGGAAAGATTTCAGCCATCGCAAACAACTACGGTATCTCGAATGAGAACTTCACTATCACTGGCGACATCGCATCGGGGTATTCGTTGCGGGTGGCGAACAGGGCGCTGGAGGAGATTCGAGCGTTCGACAAGCAGGTGGCATGGAAGACGGAGAAGGAACTATTCGACCTTATTCGGTTGATGAATAACATGAGCAGCGGGGAGGCGATACCGGAGACTGTAGAGTTGAAGTGGAACCCGGGGGAGATTGAGTATCCGCCGACGATGGCCGAGGAGCAGTCGCGGTGGGAGTTCGAGTTCAAGTTCGGCATTCGCAACCAGATAGATTACTTGATGAAGGAAGACCCGGAGCTTTCGCGCGATGATGCCATGGAGCAGTTGCAGCAGGTGAAGGATGAAAACGCGCAGGTGAAGCCGGGAAGGTCTGTGCTTGAAACCATCTTCGGCGGGGAGAAAGAGGAAGCGGTGATCCCGTTCCAGAAGAAAGAGGAGGCGTGATATGCCGTGTGGCAGGAAGAAGCGCAAGGGAAAGAAGCGTGGCAAATAAGGAAGCGGCGAAGCAGTTTGCCAAGAAGCGGGATGCTAACTTTGACAAAGCGAAGGGCGAGGCCGAGACGGCGTTCTTGAGAGAGTTCAAGCCGGATGCCGTGATGGCGTCACCCGATCAATACTTGAAACTACTGTTCGTAAAGATGGGATCGAAGATAGTAAAGAGTTTGATTCCAGAGGCGAAGAAAGCAGGTAAAGAATATGCCGCTCGACTGGGACAAGCTGAGCATCAAGATACCGAAGTTTGACGACCGGCAGACCTTCCTCAAAACCTGCGGCGGGTACGTGGTGAAAGAGATTATCGCGATGATCGACCGCGAGGAGCAGCCGGACGGATCGCCGCAGAAACAGAACAGCGACTATACCAGATTAGAAAAGCAGATCATCAAAGGCTACACGACGCCGCTGAAAGGTGCGCATTTCGAGAGTCCATACCTTGCGCGGCGAAGCATGGCGGCATGGCTTCGGACCTTTCATCCTCCTGATACGGTTGTTATCGAGTTGAATGCCAAGCGGAAACAGATAGGAATAAAACTGCAACAGATGGGCTATTGGTTCATGGGAATAACGCGGAAGGCTAAGAAGCAGATAGTTCAGGCGGCTGACCGGTACGTCAAACTGAAGACACGGCAGATGAAGCAGTACGGGTACGACTGATGGC
This region includes:
- a CDS encoding extracellular solute-binding protein — translated: MKRILLITLALVLATVSWSAPMKLIWMATGPMWLNEEHTPVGGFENMDQKLVAAFMKANPGVEVQIQFRDVTQGMLTFQTLLAAGTPPDVWIEASGNANPYLHDAYAMDMKQYLTKAELAQYKPESIGPYIRNGNVYALPQSQIAGGFAVNLDMLAKIGEKMPDQAKWTTDEFLRIARKLKGAGIPATMIMIKNGLSGWNYQWLYAFGGSLYNGKNYGVSAINSPANVKAFKYMKQLVDEGLVQPFPEEQDENSGVELFTTGKVFSCAMQNGHTDYWVPEQVKQGKLDKEFNMTFVEFPHGPGKAHVETFGYQAIVVSHRSANETRNKMVAKLALVAAGKDYVGQNCIMNGGFSTIIGLEPKTGKAAKPSYAAIAALAKVAGLMDTDPFGPRSGESRAGWKDPVQAFFRGEITAEAALKQMEESANEVLAR
- a CDS encoding sugar ABC transporter permease, whose translation is MGFVAPMIMVGRLALLESDYLLEKFVGLGNFAEAFKDKMFMKSFVNVLIFVVPLMPITILLTYGSTSMLTRFSNRTQSVGRFISYLPSLTTGLIVSLLWRWLLKRDGMINQYLVSWGLQSVAWLTQPWTARLSLILVSLSTGPGAFIILCSAAMKSIPLELHDQAIVDGASESQYRRLVVRPLMMPTILLMLLLILVGTMQSWETIYVLTGEGGPKGSTATPVYNLFQTAFIWNRPGYAAAKGLILLVVIGTMVFIKQRIEKWAGAEA
- a CDS encoding carbohydrate ABC transporter permease, coding for MGGRRSVGDVFRAILLILLFSMWLVPTLMMIGNSLSPDKSFARDPPSLFPRKFSLINYEKLLALKYLPRWVVTTLLIVAVHVVGGVLINGAAGYVFAFNKARWARWLFWAFMTPIFVSSYILLVPQFVIFGKLGMIGLPAVILPGMGSTMVFLFRNYFKSIPASLNESARMDGAGEWRIFWQIVLPLAGPIVGTAVVLIGMGSIGSFIWPMLNLRVPETQTYLVGLMASAINVYAVKDVGYDMAIGVAAFLPYLVVFLIANRYFIGGLTGGSIKE
- a CDS encoding DUF115 domain-containing protein, translated to MSDPHLRDADPQHYANPNYQGVDFFALDFIKQREAVIDKLKANQIRADKEDPETTVMVAEKDVQARIGESNQRYAQGALKREIINSFYNHPLILHDFATGRGKNLTPNSGMGPALIIGSGPTLDKCHDLIRGWKGGLFCSSSQAITMAALGKDNFNIAIVDVKTESDELLPLEEWEGRNCRIITHPGVDPEILQVWRGAKLYFRITVHNYPFYTEIQPLAYPMIPTTLYVYGCAVSCQITMAALMGYNPLFLCGCDFGFPGEQDRFRSYSKVDGKWLLSEPTKMKYVRHAKVTYRNGCPSDTFQSYYKQTFFNVWRLSLADVFRVGDEGGLYEVPSVTKEEVAQTGGDIIRDKYISNKDKIDICERYLLHYGTFTFEYPNNQVEFVVFEDEARDMPRYIQMCNNAFAQSKMPGVLNLEEERSRIAYLRDDALWEEKEKRWQWATKSQQSLTETTPEASSASGSESTETTGKTS